A single Pseudomonas sp. DC1.2 DNA region contains:
- a CDS encoding gamma-glutamylcyclotransferase, whose translation MTVIESDFLNLAYPPRLDLGPQLTHEQLLCSMQSTMARHKGGPVWLFAYGSLIWRPECPAVERMRGRVHGYHRGLYLWSHEHRGTPEVPGLVFGLDRGGSCSGFAYRLPEEKLDASLYALWQREMPFPSYRPHWLTCRLEDGSQVQALGFVLERHLPSYAGNLPDHVLSQVFESACGRYGTTRDYVEQTAHALRSHSMPDRNLEARLKRCQSKVNQAMTSPP comes from the coding sequence ATGACCGTCATTGAATCCGATTTTTTGAATTTGGCTTATCCCCCGCGGCTCGATCTGGGACCGCAGCTTACGCACGAACAATTGCTCTGCTCGATGCAGTCGACCATGGCGCGTCACAAGGGTGGGCCGGTTTGGCTGTTCGCCTATGGCTCGCTGATCTGGCGTCCTGAATGCCCGGCGGTGGAGCGAATGCGCGGTCGGGTTCACGGTTACCATCGCGGTTTGTACCTGTGGTCCCACGAGCACCGCGGTACGCCGGAAGTCCCGGGGCTGGTGTTCGGCCTGGATCGCGGCGGCTCCTGCAGCGGCTTTGCTTATCGCCTGCCGGAAGAAAAACTCGACGCCTCGCTTTACGCTCTGTGGCAGCGCGAAATGCCCTTTCCCTCCTATCGGCCACACTGGCTCACCTGCCGTCTCGAAGACGGAAGCCAGGTTCAGGCGTTGGGATTTGTCTTGGAGCGGCACCTGCCCAGCTATGCCGGCAATTTGCCGGATCACGTGCTGAGCCAGGTGTTTGAGAGCGCTTGCGGGCGTTACGGCACCACTCGCGATTATGTCGAGCAGACGGCCCACGCCCTGCGCAGCCACTCCATGCCAGACCGCAATCTGGAGGCGCGGCTCAAGCGCTGCCAATCAAAGGTTAATCAAGCGATGACTTCGCCACCCTAG
- a CDS encoding ABC transporter permease: MHKLAHILRLGLKELTSLRHDSVLLLFLFYAFTVAIYMPAAGSVIGVHNASVAVVDEDHSLLSRQLALALQPPEFQRPVLLPYGQLDQVMDNGQYTFVINVPANFQTDLLAGRRPAIQVNVDATAMSQAFMGAGYIGLIFQRELLTYSHQNEAASQVPVLLSPRALFNTNLEGGWFLAVIQIVNNITILAIILTGTALLREREHGTLDHLLVLPLTALEIMLAKIWSNMLVVVVCTWISLEVIVKGALGVPLAGSMSLFLLVTAVYLFASTALGIFLATLARSTPQFGLLAIPVIIPMLLLSGGSTPLDSMPQWLQWVMQGSPSTHFVSLSAAILFRDAGLGVVWPDLLALTAIGLVFFAIALMRFRKSLAS; the protein is encoded by the coding sequence ATGCACAAACTTGCGCATATCTTGCGACTCGGCCTCAAGGAACTCACGAGCCTGCGCCACGACAGCGTGTTGCTGCTGTTTCTGTTCTACGCCTTTACCGTGGCGATCTACATGCCGGCCGCCGGCTCGGTAATCGGCGTACACAACGCCAGCGTGGCCGTGGTCGACGAAGATCACAGCCTGCTCTCGCGACAACTAGCCCTGGCCCTGCAACCACCGGAGTTCCAACGCCCGGTGTTGCTGCCATACGGGCAACTCGATCAAGTCATGGACAACGGCCAATACACCTTCGTGATCAACGTGCCGGCGAATTTCCAGACCGACCTACTGGCCGGTCGCCGACCGGCGATTCAGGTCAATGTCGATGCCACGGCCATGAGCCAGGCGTTTATGGGTGCCGGTTACATCGGGCTGATTTTCCAGCGCGAACTGCTGACCTACAGCCATCAGAATGAAGCGGCCAGCCAAGTACCGGTCCTGCTGAGCCCGCGCGCGCTGTTCAATACCAATCTGGAGGGCGGCTGGTTTCTGGCGGTGATTCAGATCGTCAACAACATCACGATCCTCGCCATTATCCTCACCGGTACAGCGCTGCTGCGCGAACGTGAACACGGCACGCTCGACCATTTGCTGGTGCTACCGCTGACCGCACTGGAAATCATGCTGGCAAAAATCTGGAGCAACATGCTGGTGGTGGTGGTGTGTACCTGGATTTCGCTGGAGGTGATCGTCAAAGGTGCGCTGGGCGTGCCGCTGGCCGGCTCCATGAGCCTGTTTTTACTGGTGACGGCGGTTTATCTGTTCGCCAGTACGGCGCTCGGGATATTTCTCGCGACCCTGGCCCGATCAACGCCGCAGTTCGGGCTGCTGGCGATTCCGGTGATCATCCCGATGTTGTTGCTGTCTGGCGGCAGCACGCCGCTGGACAGCATGCCGCAATGGCTGCAATGGGTAATGCAGGGGTCGCCATCGACGCACTTTGTCAGCCTCAGCGCCGCTATTCTGTTTCGCGACGCAGGGCTGGGTGTGGTCTGGCCGGACTTGCTGGCGCTCACCGCGATTGGGTTGGTGTTCTTTGCCATTGCGCTAATGCGGTTTCGCAAGAGCCTGGCGTCCTGA
- a CDS encoding sn-glycerol-3-phosphate transporter: MKKLWIYALLLAPASHALALEDSQRKDKGFWYVQTSVYTRHYSPDSEHNNNQDLIGIERNEASGWVFGGVTFRNSFSQRSNYAYVGKRYESANYPVYIKLTGGLLQGYSGKYKDKIPLNHFGVAPVIIPSVGTYYGPLAAELVLLGANAAMITTGIRF, from the coding sequence ATGAAAAAACTATGGATTTACGCGCTGCTATTGGCACCAGCCAGCCATGCGTTGGCGCTGGAAGACTCGCAGCGTAAGGACAAAGGCTTCTGGTACGTGCAAACCAGTGTCTACACCCGGCACTACTCGCCTGATTCGGAACACAACAACAATCAAGACCTGATTGGGATTGAACGCAATGAAGCGTCCGGCTGGGTATTTGGCGGGGTCACTTTTCGCAACTCGTTCAGCCAACGTTCAAACTACGCCTATGTTGGCAAACGCTACGAGAGCGCCAATTATCCGGTGTATATAAAACTGACCGGCGGCCTGCTCCAAGGTTATAGCGGCAAGTACAAGGATAAGATCCCTCTCAACCACTTCGGCGTGGCGCCGGTGATCATTCCGTCGGTCGGTACTTACTATGGGCCGCTGGCCGCCGAGCTGGTGCTGCTCGGCGCCAACGCCGCCATGATCACGACAGGCATACGCTTCTAA
- a CDS encoding 5-formyltetrahydrofolate cyclo-ligase encodes MNEPALLPRPQLRRMLRKARRALTPHQQRQAARGLYRQLAQHPLFRRAKHLSLYLPTDGEIDPRLLLRAAQRRGKVTYLPVLSAWPRTKMVFQRISPGEQLKPNRFRILEPRANIARQRKVWTLDLVLLPLVGFDDVGGRLGMGGGFYDRSLSYLARRKNWRKPTLLGLAHECQKVERLAQASWDVPLQGTVTDRAWYFAD; translated from the coding sequence ATGAACGAACCTGCGCTGCTTCCCCGCCCGCAACTTCGACGCATGCTGCGCAAGGCCCGTCGCGCACTGACACCCCATCAGCAGCGCCAAGCCGCTCGCGGGCTCTACCGGCAGTTGGCTCAGCACCCACTGTTTCGCCGTGCAAAACATCTTTCTCTGTACTTGCCTACCGACGGTGAAATCGACCCGCGCCTGCTGCTGCGTGCGGCGCAGCGTCGAGGCAAGGTCACGTATCTGCCGGTGCTCAGCGCCTGGCCACGAACCAAAATGGTGTTCCAGCGGATCAGCCCCGGCGAACAGCTCAAGCCCAACCGTTTCCGCATTCTCGAACCACGGGCCAATATCGCCCGGCAACGCAAGGTCTGGACGCTGGATCTGGTGTTGTTGCCATTGGTCGGGTTTGACGATGTCGGCGGGCGCCTCGGCATGGGCGGTGGTTTTTATGACCGTAGCCTTTCGTATCTCGCACGGCGAAAAAACTGGCGCAAGCCGACGCTGCTGGGGCTGGCCCATGAATGTCAAAAGGTCGAAAGACTGGCTCAGGCGAGCTGGGATGTACCACTGCAAGGCACGGTGACGGACAGGGCGTGGTATTTCGCAGACTAG
- a CDS encoding flagellar basal body-associated protein FliL, protein MKAWIMLMLALSLPMAAVAEEAAKEGEAPKVSYITLSPPFVGNYGLDGTPKLKVFKADVALRVTGEEAVKAVKANEPLIRNQLVALFTQQTNEAMNSIDGKEKLRQEALKQTQQVMNDETGKPVVEDLLFNNLIIQ, encoded by the coding sequence GTGAAAGCGTGGATCATGTTGATGTTGGCCCTGTCTCTGCCCATGGCAGCCGTGGCCGAAGAAGCCGCCAAAGAAGGTGAGGCGCCGAAAGTCAGCTACATCACCCTGAGCCCGCCGTTCGTGGGTAATTACGGACTCGATGGCACGCCGAAGCTTAAGGTATTCAAGGCTGATGTGGCGTTGCGGGTAACGGGAGAAGAGGCGGTCAAAGCGGTCAAGGCCAACGAGCCGTTGATTCGCAATCAACTGGTGGCGCTCTTCACTCAGCAGACTAACGAGGCGATGAATAGCATCGACGGTAAGGAAAAGCTGCGTCAGGAGGCCCTGAAACAGACCCAGCAAGTGATGAACGACGAAACCGGCAAGCCAGTGGTTGAGGATCTGTTGTTTAACAACCTGATCATTCAATAA
- a CDS encoding NADPH:quinone oxidoreductase family protein, whose amino-acid sequence MKAVLCKAFGPAESLVLEDVASPAPKKNEILMDVHAAGVNFPDTLIIEGKYQFKPPFPFSPGGEAAGVISAVGEKVSHLKVGDRVMALTGWGSFAEQVAVPGYNVLPIPPSMDFNTAAAFSMTYGTSMHALTQRAHLQPGETLLVLGASGGVGLAAVEIGKAMGARVIAAASSAEKLAVAKAAGADELINYSETSLKDEIKRLTDGNGADVIYDPVGGDLFDQAVRAIAWNGRLLVVGFASGRIPELPVNLALLKGAAVVGVFWGSFAQRQPQDNAANFQQLFSWFAEGKLKPLVSQVYPLTHAAQAINDLGQRKAVGKVVVQVR is encoded by the coding sequence ATGAAAGCCGTGCTGTGCAAAGCCTTCGGCCCTGCCGAATCGCTGGTGCTGGAAGACGTCGCCAGTCCTGCTCCGAAGAAAAACGAAATCCTGATGGACGTACACGCCGCCGGGGTCAACTTCCCGGACACGCTGATCATCGAGGGTAAATACCAATTCAAGCCGCCCTTTCCGTTTTCCCCTGGCGGTGAGGCGGCGGGCGTGATCAGCGCGGTGGGCGAGAAGGTTAGCCACCTAAAAGTCGGTGACCGGGTCATGGCCCTGACCGGCTGGGGCAGCTTCGCCGAACAGGTCGCAGTGCCCGGTTACAACGTGCTGCCGATCCCGCCGTCGATGGACTTCAACACCGCCGCCGCGTTCAGCATGACCTACGGCACCTCGATGCACGCGCTCACGCAGCGGGCCCACCTGCAACCCGGTGAAACCCTGCTGGTGCTCGGCGCCTCCGGCGGTGTCGGCCTGGCCGCCGTGGAAATAGGCAAGGCGATGGGCGCTCGAGTGATCGCTGCCGCCAGCAGCGCCGAAAAACTCGCCGTGGCCAAGGCTGCCGGCGCTGACGAACTGATCAACTACAGCGAGACCAGCCTCAAGGACGAAATCAAACGCCTGACCGACGGTAACGGCGCCGACGTGATTTACGACCCGGTCGGCGGCGACCTGTTCGACCAGGCCGTGCGCGCCATCGCCTGGAATGGCCGTTTGCTGGTAGTCGGCTTCGCCAGCGGGCGTATTCCCGAGTTACCGGTCAACCTCGCCTTGCTCAAAGGGGCGGCTGTGGTTGGGGTGTTCTGGGGTTCGTTTGCCCAGCGACAGCCGCAGGACAACGCGGCGAACTTCCAGCAATTGTTCAGTTGGTTTGCCGAGGGCAAGTTGAAGCCGCTGGTGTCACAGGTCTATCCGCTGACGCATGCCGCACAGGCGATTAACGATCTGGGACAGCGCAAGGCCGTCGGCAAAGTGGTCGTGCAGGTGCGCTAG
- a CDS encoding HlyD family secretion protein — MSTHSRSSIFFASALVALLLAAGGFGYWKSMHDRLPEGLYVGNGRLEATEVQIASKTPGRLAEVLVDEGDKVTKGQLLARMDTRTLEAQRNQAEAEVLRARENLAAAQANVQLRQSEQLLAQQELKRSKELFKHGFVSGQIIDQQQARLDTGSAAVAASRAQVSAVGAAIGAAQAQVAMLTSEIDDSSLRAPINGVIQLRMAEPGEVLGAGGRVLLLIDPNDQYMNLYLPASVTGRVAVGDEARILLDALPDHPQPAKITFVAGKSQFTPKEVETRDERQKLVFRVKVRLTNPSALPEAKPGMPGAGYVRTAPISWPANLQ, encoded by the coding sequence ATGTCAACGCACAGCCGCTCTTCGATTTTTTTCGCCAGCGCTCTAGTGGCGCTGCTGCTGGCCGCCGGTGGTTTCGGTTACTGGAAGTCGATGCATGATCGCCTGCCGGAAGGCTTGTACGTCGGCAACGGTCGCCTCGAAGCCACCGAAGTGCAGATCGCCAGCAAGACGCCCGGACGACTGGCCGAAGTACTCGTCGATGAAGGCGACAAGGTGACCAAAGGCCAACTGCTGGCCCGCATGGACACCCGTACCCTCGAAGCGCAGCGCAATCAGGCTGAAGCCGAAGTGCTGCGCGCCAGGGAAAACCTTGCCGCTGCCCAGGCCAATGTGCAACTGCGCCAGAGCGAACAGCTGTTGGCCCAACAGGAACTCAAACGCTCAAAGGAACTGTTCAAACACGGTTTCGTCAGTGGCCAGATCATCGATCAGCAACAAGCGCGCCTGGACACGGGCAGTGCAGCGGTCGCGGCGTCCCGAGCCCAGGTCTCGGCCGTGGGTGCGGCGATTGGTGCGGCCCAGGCTCAAGTCGCAATGCTAACCAGCGAGATCGACGACAGCAGCCTGAGGGCGCCCATCAACGGAGTCATCCAGTTGCGCATGGCCGAGCCCGGCGAAGTGCTGGGTGCCGGTGGACGGGTTCTGCTGCTGATTGATCCCAACGACCAGTACATGAACCTCTACCTGCCGGCCTCGGTCACCGGCCGCGTCGCGGTTGGCGATGAAGCACGCATCTTGCTCGACGCCCTGCCCGATCACCCGCAACCGGCAAAAATCACCTTCGTCGCCGGCAAATCACAGTTCACCCCTAAAGAAGTCGAGACCCGCGATGAGCGGCAAAAACTGGTATTCCGCGTCAAAGTGCGCCTGACGAATCCAAGCGCCCTGCCCGAGGCCAAACCGGGCATGCCCGGTGCCGGTTATGTACGCACCGCGCCTATTAGCTGGCCGGCCAACCTGCAATGA
- the rbbA gene encoding ribosome-associated ATPase/putative transporter RbbA — translation MTGLALQATGIHHRYGKQQALTDITFSLPAGTRCGLIGPDGAGKSSLLGLIAGVKTLQQGQLQVLGGSIQTRRHRNSLYPLIAFMPQGLGGNLYPELSISENIHFFATLFGLSQADCNQRMHSLLLATDLLRFADRPAGKLSGGMKQKLGLCCALIHEPDLLILDEPTTGVDPLSRRRFWELVDNVRRQRPQLTLLVATAYMEEAEQFEHCLMLDGGKLIATGLSSELAAVTPSGKLDEAFTHFQGDNGHDNQPLVIAPRTGVNTDIAIEAHNLTLRFGDFTAVDSVSFAIGRGEIFGFLGSNGCGKTSTMKVLTGLIPASEGSAALLGNPVNAKDLGTRKRVGFMSQSFSLYGELSVRQNLDLHARLFDLPKSDSSERIADLIQRFNLSSVADQQSGALPLGLRQRLSLAVAVLHRPEVLILDEPTSGVDPAARDDFWRLLVELSREQGVTIFLSTHFMNEAQRCDRISLMHAGKVLACDTPTALQHQFNGETLEAAFVTCLEQAQGPAETPTTAAPTDAPVTPAAPMKDRGFSVGRLVAVASREGKELLRDKVRMAFALLGAIFMMVIFGYGISLDVEKLAFAVFDQDQTPQSRAYLEAFRSSRYFAEQAPLHDAKELHLRLQRSEIKLALEIPPGFGRDLNARRQPTVAAWLDGGMPFRAETSRNYVEAVHQANIEQLAEQSSPALNRQAAATLETRFRYNQDVVSVNAIGPGVMALILAFIPAMLTALGIVREKELGSITNFYATPLTRLEFLLGKQAPYLAISLVNLAVLVAMNRWLFGVPFKGSGLTLALGGLLYVLATTSMGLLISAFTRTQIAAILGTMILTSLPTIQFSGLIVPRSSLEGAAAVMGMLFPAGHFLDIAVGTFTKALDLRQLWPQCLALFGFFLGFTGLSLIMLKKQEV, via the coding sequence ATGACCGGGTTGGCGCTGCAAGCCACCGGCATCCATCACCGTTATGGCAAACAGCAGGCACTGACCGACATCACGTTCAGCCTACCCGCTGGCACGCGATGCGGGCTGATAGGCCCAGACGGCGCCGGCAAATCAAGCCTGTTGGGGCTGATCGCCGGGGTAAAAACCCTACAACAAGGCCAACTGCAAGTCCTGGGCGGCTCGATCCAGACGCGCCGCCATCGCAACAGCCTCTACCCGCTGATCGCCTTCATGCCACAAGGCCTGGGTGGCAACCTTTATCCCGAGTTATCAATTAGCGAGAACATCCACTTTTTCGCCACGCTGTTTGGCCTGTCGCAAGCCGACTGCAATCAGCGCATGCACAGTCTGCTGCTGGCCACCGATCTGCTGCGCTTCGCCGACCGTCCTGCCGGTAAACTGTCCGGCGGGATGAAACAGAAGCTCGGGCTCTGCTGCGCGCTGATCCACGAACCCGACCTGCTGATCCTCGACGAACCGACCACCGGCGTCGATCCCTTGTCGCGGCGGCGCTTCTGGGAGCTGGTGGATAACGTGCGCCGCCAGCGCCCACAACTGACGCTGCTGGTCGCTACGGCTTATATGGAAGAGGCAGAGCAATTCGAACATTGCCTGATGCTGGACGGCGGCAAACTGATTGCGACGGGCCTGAGCAGCGAATTAGCCGCTGTGACGCCCAGCGGCAAACTCGACGAAGCGTTCACCCACTTTCAAGGCGACAACGGTCACGACAACCAGCCTCTGGTCATTGCGCCGCGGACTGGCGTCAACACTGACATCGCCATCGAAGCCCACAACCTGACCCTGCGCTTTGGCGATTTCACCGCCGTCGACAGCGTCAGCTTCGCCATCGGCCGTGGCGAGATTTTCGGGTTTTTGGGGTCCAACGGCTGCGGTAAAACCAGCACCATGAAAGTCCTCACCGGGCTGATACCCGCCAGTGAAGGCAGTGCCGCGTTGCTGGGCAATCCGGTGAACGCCAAGGACCTGGGGACACGCAAGCGCGTTGGCTTCATGTCGCAGAGTTTCTCGCTGTATGGCGAACTCAGCGTGCGGCAGAACCTGGATCTGCATGCAAGGCTGTTCGATTTGCCTAAGTCCGACAGCTCCGAGCGCATCGCCGACCTGATCCAGCGATTCAACCTGAGCAGCGTCGCCGATCAACAGTCCGGTGCGTTGCCTTTGGGCCTGCGACAACGTTTGTCCCTGGCGGTGGCGGTACTGCATCGCCCGGAAGTGCTGATCCTCGATGAACCGACCTCCGGCGTCGACCCCGCCGCGCGGGACGACTTCTGGCGGCTGCTGGTCGAGCTGTCGAGGGAACAAGGGGTGACGATCTTTCTTTCCACGCACTTCATGAATGAAGCCCAGCGTTGCGACCGCATTTCGCTGATGCACGCGGGCAAGGTGCTGGCCTGCGATACGCCCACAGCGCTGCAACATCAATTCAACGGCGAAACGCTCGAAGCCGCGTTCGTCACATGCCTGGAGCAGGCCCAAGGCCCGGCAGAAACACCGACAACCGCCGCCCCCACCGACGCGCCCGTCACTCCCGCCGCACCGATGAAGGACCGCGGTTTCAGCGTCGGGCGCTTGGTGGCGGTGGCCAGTCGCGAAGGCAAGGAGTTGCTGCGCGACAAAGTGCGGATGGCGTTCGCCCTGCTCGGGGCTATTTTCATGATGGTGATTTTCGGCTATGGGATCTCCCTGGACGTAGAAAAACTCGCCTTCGCCGTGTTCGATCAGGACCAGACACCGCAAAGCCGCGCCTACTTGGAAGCCTTTCGCAGCTCGCGCTACTTCGCCGAACAAGCCCCCCTACACGACGCCAAAGAACTGCACCTGCGCCTGCAACGCTCGGAAATCAAACTGGCACTGGAAATCCCGCCAGGTTTCGGCCGCGACCTGAACGCCAGACGCCAGCCCACCGTTGCCGCGTGGCTGGATGGCGGCATGCCGTTTCGCGCCGAGACCAGTCGCAACTATGTAGAGGCCGTACACCAGGCCAATATCGAGCAGTTGGCCGAACAGAGCAGTCCTGCACTGAACCGGCAGGCCGCGGCCACCCTGGAAACCCGATTCCGCTATAACCAGGACGTGGTCAGCGTCAACGCTATCGGCCCAGGGGTGATGGCGCTGATCCTCGCGTTCATCCCGGCCATGCTCACAGCGCTGGGGATCGTGCGCGAGAAGGAGCTGGGGTCGATCACCAACTTCTACGCCACGCCGCTGACCCGACTGGAATTCCTGCTCGGTAAACAAGCGCCGTATCTGGCAATCAGCCTGGTCAACCTGGCTGTGCTGGTGGCCATGAACCGCTGGCTGTTCGGCGTACCGTTCAAGGGCAGCGGCCTGACGCTGGCCTTGGGTGGATTGCTCTATGTGCTGGCGACCACCAGCATGGGCCTGCTGATTTCGGCGTTCACCCGCACCCAGATCGCCGCGATCCTCGGCACCATGATCCTCACCAGCCTGCCGACCATCCAATTCTCCGGACTGATCGTGCCGCGCTCCTCACTGGAAGGCGCAGCTGCCGTGATGGGCATGCTGTTTCCGGCCGGGCACTTCCTCGATATCGCCGTCGGCACCTTCACCAAAGCCTTGGACTTGCGCCAGCTATGGCCACAATGCCTGGCACTGTTCGGGTTCTTTCTCGGGTTCACCGGGCTGAGCCTGATCATGTTGAAAAAGCAGGAGGTCTGA
- a CDS encoding EVE domain-containing protein produces MAYWLMKSEPDELSIKGLETLGKTRWDGVRNYQARNFLRAMAVGDTFFFYHSSCPQPGIAGIGRIVEAAYPDPTALEPDSHYFDPKASAEKNAWSAIDVAHVETFAHVLKLDDLKQQMALVEMPLVHKGSRLSVMPVSAEQWAAVLALR; encoded by the coding sequence ATGGCCTATTGGCTGATGAAATCCGAACCCGACGAACTCTCGATCAAAGGCCTTGAAACACTTGGCAAAACCCGCTGGGATGGGGTACGTAACTATCAGGCACGTAATTTCTTGCGCGCAATGGCCGTGGGCGACACGTTTTTTTTCTATCACTCCAGTTGCCCGCAGCCCGGGATCGCCGGAATCGGGCGCATTGTCGAAGCCGCCTATCCGGACCCGACCGCCCTTGAGCCTGACAGTCATTACTTCGACCCCAAGGCCTCAGCCGAGAAAAACGCTTGGAGCGCCATTGATGTGGCGCATGTCGAGACGTTTGCCCACGTCCTGAAACTCGATGACCTGAAACAGCAAATGGCCTTGGTCGAGATGCCGCTGGTGCACAAAGGCTCGCGTTTGTCGGTTATGCCGGTCAGCGCCGAGCAGTGGGCGGCAGTCCTCGCGTTGCGCTAA
- a CDS encoding CDP-6-deoxy-delta-3,4-glucoseen reductase: MRVTLQPSGAVLEIRPGERILDGARRLGYDCPQSCRNGNCHICAALLVEGRVEQDGDVRDHGEFYTCIAEPLEDCIVLWDGVLALGELPVRSVSCQVIECVDVGGDTWRVRLRAPAGKPPRYHAGQYLMIERENGEKSAFSLASAPHSGRDLEIQVLAREASALSLIEQLQRNAMVRIELPFGDTHLAELPDGPLVLIAAGTGMGQIHSLIEHCRASGFKHPVHLYWGVRRPEDFYDIEHWDEWLKLPNLFLHKVVSDQCGWEGRCGLLHEAVCEDFTDLKALHVYASGSPAMVYGTLDALVDAGMDAHQMRADVFAYAPRS; encoded by the coding sequence ATGCGTGTAACTTTGCAGCCCTCCGGAGCGGTGCTTGAGATTCGGCCCGGCGAGCGGATTCTCGATGGCGCCCGGCGTCTGGGCTATGACTGCCCGCAAAGCTGTCGCAACGGCAACTGCCATATCTGCGCGGCGCTGCTGGTGGAGGGGCGGGTCGAACAGGACGGCGATGTGCGTGACCATGGCGAGTTCTACACTTGCATTGCAGAGCCGCTCGAAGACTGCATCGTGTTGTGGGATGGCGTGCTTGCGCTGGGAGAGTTGCCGGTGCGCAGCGTGTCGTGTCAGGTCATTGAATGCGTCGATGTCGGCGGTGATACCTGGCGCGTGCGCCTGCGGGCGCCGGCCGGCAAGCCGCCACGCTATCACGCCGGGCAGTACCTGATGATCGAACGCGAGAATGGCGAAAAATCTGCCTTCTCCCTGGCGTCTGCGCCGCATTCGGGGCGCGACCTGGAAATACAGGTATTGGCGCGCGAAGCCAGTGCGCTAAGCCTGATCGAGCAGCTTCAGCGCAACGCCATGGTGCGTATTGAACTGCCGTTCGGCGACACCCATCTGGCCGAGTTGCCGGACGGTCCACTGGTGCTGATCGCCGCGGGCACCGGCATGGGCCAGATTCACAGCCTGATCGAACATTGCCGTGCCTCGGGCTTCAAGCATCCGGTGCATCTGTATTGGGGGGTTCGCCGGCCTGAAGATTTTTATGACATCGAGCATTGGGATGAATGGCTGAAATTGCCCAACCTGTTCCTGCATAAAGTCGTCAGCGATCAATGTGGTTGGGAAGGGCGCTGCGGCCTGCTACATGAGGCTGTGTGCGAAGACTTCACTGATTTGAAGGCATTGCATGTTTACGCCAGCGGCTCCCCGGCGATGGTCTATGGCACGCTGGATGCGCTGGTCGACGCCGGGATGGACGCCCATCAAATGCGCGCCGATGTTTTTGCCTATGCGCCTCGATCTTGA